A window of the Thunnus albacares chromosome 15, fThuAlb1.1, whole genome shotgun sequence genome harbors these coding sequences:
- the odc1 gene encoding ornithine decarboxylase isoform X1, with protein sequence MNTPTEFDFSFLEEGFSARDIVEQTINESSMTDDRDAFYVCDLGDVLKKHLRWVRALPRVAPFYAVKCNDSRAVVMTLASLGTGFDCASKTEIQLVQSLGVDPSRIIYANPCKQVSQIKYASAHGVQMMTFDSEVELMKVARCHDNAKLVLRIATDDSKAVCRLSVKFGAPLKACRGLLERAKELGLDVIGVSFHVGSGCTDPETYTQAITDARCVFDMGDELGFNMNLLDIGGGFPGSDDAELKFEEITAVINPALDKYFPADCGVKIIAEPGRFYVASAYTLVVNIIAKKVIMDEESASDEEDEGTNDRTLMYYVNDGVYGSFNCILYDHAHCLPTLHKKPKSDEVMYPCSIWGPTCDGLDRIVEQCNLPDMQVGDWLVFENMGAYTVAAASTFNGFQRPDIHYVMSRPAWQHVQQICSKGLPAPAEESCLFEVPACCGRESSLEMPTKPCQAHVV encoded by the exons ATGAACACTCCCACCGAGTTTGATTTCTCTTTCCTGGAGGAGGGTTTCTCTGCCCGGGATATTGTTGAACAGACCATCAATGAGTCATCCATGACG GATGACAGAGATGCCTTCTATGTCTGTGACTTGGGCGATGTGTTAAAGAAACACCTGCGCTGGGTGAGGGCCCTGCCCCGCGTCGCTCCTTTCTACGCTGTCAAATGCAACGACAGCCGGGCTGTAGTTATGACTCTGGCATCCCTGGGAACTGGCTTTGACTGTGCAAGCAAG ACGGAGATTCAGCTGGTTCAGTCTCTGGGAGTGGATCCAAGCAGAATCATCTATGCCAACCCCTGCAAGCAGGTTTCTCAGATCAAGTATGCGTCTGCTCATGGGGTCCAGATGATGACCTTTGATAGCGAGGTGGAACTGATGAAAGTGGCCCGTTGTCATGACAATGCCAA GTTGGTGTTGCGTATTGCCACGGATGACTCAAAGGCAGTGTGTCGCCTGAGTGTGAAGTTTGGGGCCCCACTCAAAGCTTGTCGGGGCCTCCTTGAGCGGGCCAAGGAACTGGGGCTGGATGTGATTGGTGTTAGCTTCCATGTTGGCAGCGGCTGCACTGACCCAGAGACCTACACACAGGCCATCACTGATGCCCGCTGCGTCTTCGATATGGGG GATGAGCTGGGCTTCAACATGAACCTGTTGGACATCGGAGGTGGTTTCCCTGGTTCAGATGATGCTGAACTCAAATTTGAAGAG aTCACAGCCGTGATTAACCCGGCCCTGGACAAGTATTTCCCTGCTGACTGTGGTGTGAAGATCATTGCTGAGCCAGGGCGCTTTTATGTGGCCTCTGCTTACACACTGGTGGTCAACATCATTGCCAAGAAGGTCATCATGGATGAGGAATCAGCCTCTGATG AGGAAGACGAAGGGACCAATGACAGGACCCTGATGTACTATGTCAACGATGGAGTGTACGGATCCTTCAACTGTATACTTTATGACCATGCTCACTGTCTGCCAACATTGCATAAG AAGCCAAAGTCAGATGAGGTCATGTACCCCTGCAGTATTTGGGGCCCAACATGTGATGGCCTTGATCGTATTGTGGAGCAATGTAACCTGCCAGACATGCAGGTGGGCGACTGGCTGGTTTTCGAGAACATGGGCGCCTACACTGTGGCTGCCGCCTCCACCTTCAACGGCTTCCAGAGACCTGACATTCACTACGTCATGTCCCGCCCTGCCTG GCAACATGTGCAGCAGATCTGTTCCAAGGGCCTGCCAGCTCCTGCGGAGGAGTCCTGCCTGTTTGAAGTGCCAGCCTGCTGTGGCAGAGAGAGCAGCTTGGAGATGCCCACTAAGCCCTGCCAGGCCCATGTggtttaa
- the odc1 gene encoding ornithine decarboxylase isoform X2, whose product MNTPTEFDFSFLEEGFSARDIVEQTINESSMTDDRDAFYVCDLGDVLKKHLRWVRALPRVAPFYAVKCNDSRAVVMTLASLGTGFDCASKTEIQLVQSLGVDPSRIIYANPCKQVSQIKYASAHGVQMMTFDSEVELMKVARCHDNAKLVLRIATDDSKAVCRLSVKFGAPLKACRGLLERAKELGLDVIGVSFHVGSGCTDPETYTQAITDARCVFDMGDELGFNMNLLDIGGGFPGSDDAELKFEEITAVINPALDKYFPADCGVKIIAEPGRFYVASAYTLVVNIIAKKVIMDEESASDEEDEGTNDRTLMYYVNDGVYGSFNCILYDHAHCLPTLHKKPKSDEVMYPCSIWGPTCDGLDRIVEQCNLPDMQVGDWLVFENMGAYTVAAASTFNGFQRPDIHYVMSRPAWQHVQQICSKGLPAPAEESCLFEVPACCGRESSLEMPTKSCQAHVV is encoded by the exons ATGAACACTCCCACCGAGTTTGATTTCTCTTTCCTGGAGGAGGGTTTCTCTGCCCGGGATATTGTTGAACAGACCATCAATGAGTCATCCATGACG GATGACAGAGATGCCTTCTATGTCTGTGACTTGGGCGATGTGTTAAAGAAACACCTGCGCTGGGTGAGGGCCCTGCCCCGCGTCGCTCCTTTCTACGCTGTCAAATGCAACGACAGCCGGGCTGTAGTTATGACTCTGGCATCCCTGGGAACTGGCTTTGACTGTGCAAGCAAG ACGGAGATTCAGCTGGTTCAGTCTCTGGGAGTGGATCCAAGCAGAATCATCTATGCCAACCCCTGCAAGCAGGTTTCTCAGATCAAGTATGCGTCTGCTCATGGGGTCCAGATGATGACCTTTGATAGCGAGGTGGAACTGATGAAAGTGGCCCGTTGTCATGACAATGCCAA GTTGGTGTTGCGTATTGCCACGGATGACTCAAAGGCAGTGTGTCGCCTGAGTGTGAAGTTTGGGGCCCCACTCAAAGCTTGTCGGGGCCTCCTTGAGCGGGCCAAGGAACTGGGGCTGGATGTGATTGGTGTTAGCTTCCATGTTGGCAGCGGCTGCACTGACCCAGAGACCTACACACAGGCCATCACTGATGCCCGCTGCGTCTTCGATATGGGG GATGAGCTGGGCTTCAACATGAACCTGTTGGACATCGGAGGTGGTTTCCCTGGTTCAGATGATGCTGAACTCAAATTTGAAGAG aTCACAGCCGTGATTAACCCGGCCCTGGACAAGTATTTCCCTGCTGACTGTGGTGTGAAGATCATTGCTGAGCCAGGGCGCTTTTATGTGGCCTCTGCTTACACACTGGTGGTCAACATCATTGCCAAGAAGGTCATCATGGATGAGGAATCAGCCTCTGATG AGGAAGACGAAGGGACCAATGACAGGACCCTGATGTACTATGTCAACGATGGAGTGTACGGATCCTTCAACTGTATACTTTATGACCATGCTCACTGTCTGCCAACATTGCATAAG AAGCCAAAGTCAGATGAGGTCATGTACCCCTGCAGTATTTGGGGCCCAACATGTGATGGCCTTGATCGTATTGTGGAGCAATGTAACCTGCCAGACATGCAGGTGGGCGACTGGCTGGTTTTCGAGAACATGGGCGCCTACACTGTGGCTGCCGCCTCCACCTTCAACGGCTTCCAGAGACCTGACATTCACTACGTCATGTCCCGCCCTGCCTG